From a single Amphiprion ocellaris isolate individual 3 ecotype Okinawa chromosome 18, ASM2253959v1, whole genome shotgun sequence genomic region:
- the LOC111570215 gene encoding sulfotransferase 2B1-like yields the protein MTEAELYTVYKGIYVPAHLHTPQSLKYFEEFSFRPDDILITTYPKSGTTWMQEIVPLIMSGGDPASVESLCNWDRVPWLEETRASELNLEDRPSPRLLTTHFHYSMMPPSFFEAKPRVIYVMRNPKDVFTSAFHYYGMASHLVNPGHQSEFLQKFLNGKGVYGSWFDHLKSWLNAEHKEHIMYISYEELKMDLKDSVARISQFLEKSLDAEVIDKIADRCLFKNMKQNNMSNYSTVPREFMDQTKSEFLRKGIIGDWKNQLTVAEAEHFDAVYKDKMKNVKYKFVWD from the exons ATGACTGAGGCAGAGTTATACACAGTTTACAAGGGAATATATGTACCGGCACATCTGCACACTCCACAGAGTCTGAAATACTTTGAGGAGTTCTCCTTTCGGCCAGATGACATCCTCATTACAACATATCCAAAGTCAG GTACGACTTGGATGCAGGAGATTGTACCTCTGATCATGAGTGGAGGAGATCCAGCCTCTGTTGAGAGTCTGTGTAACTGGGACCGTGTTCCTTGGCTGGAGGAGACTCGGGCCTCTGAGCTCAATCTCGAGGATCGGCCATCTCCACGATTATTAACTACACATTTTCACTACAGCATGATGCCTCCATCATTCTTTGAAGCTAAACCAAGG GTTATCTATGTCATGAGGAACCCCAAAGATGTATTTACATCTGCCTTTcactattatgggatggcttcCCACTTGGTCAACCCCGGCCACCAGAGCGAGTTCCTCCAGAAGTTCCTTAATGGAAAAG gtGTGTACGGCTCGTGGTTTGACCATTTGAAAAGCTGGCTGAATGCTGAGCACAAGGAGCATATAATGTACATCTCATATGAGGAGCTGAAAATG GACCTGAAGGACTCTGTGGCCAGAATCTCTCAGTTCTTGGAGAAATCTCTTGATGCTGAGGTGATAGACAAGATTGCAGATCGATGTTTGTTCAAgaacatgaagcaaaacaacatgtcCAACTACTCTACAGTTCCTCGTGAATTCATGGACCAGACAAAATCTGAATTCCTCAGGAAAG GAATAATTGGAGACTGGAAAAATCAGCTGACAGTAGCAGAAGCAGAACACTTTGATGCTGtttacaaagacaaaatgaaaaatgtcaaatacaaGTTTGTATGGGATTAA
- the LOC111570216 gene encoding sulfotransferase 2B1-like, giving the protein MTEADLYTLYKGVYVPTCVHPPQSLQYYEEFTFRPNDILIVTYPKSGTTWMQEIVPLIMSGGDPASVETLPNWDRVPWLEEQRACILNLEERPSPRMFATHFHNNMMPPSFFKVKPKVIYVMRNPKDVFTSSFHYYGMTSFLVKPGPQSEFLCKFLDGQVMFGSWFDHVKGWLNAENKDHILYISYEELIMDLKDSVARISQFLEKSLDAEVIDKIADRSVFKNMKQNNMSNYSAVPREFMDQTKSEFLRKGIAGDWKNLLTASEAKHFDAVYKDKMKNVKYKFVWD; this is encoded by the exons ATGACTGAAGCAGACTTATACACGCTGTATAAGGGCGTTTATGTGCCGACATGTGTGCATCCTCCTCAGAGCCTGCAGTACTACGAAGAGTTCACTTTCCGTCCAAATGATATCCTCATTGTAACGTATCCAAAGTCAG GTACAACTTGGATGCAGGAGATCGTCCCTCTGATTATGAGTGGAGGCGATCCAGCCTCTGTTGAGACTCTTCCTAACTGGGACCGTGTTCCCTGGCTGGAGGAGCAGCGAGCCTGCATCCTTAACCTTGAAGAGAGGCCATCTCCACGCATGTTTGCAACACACTTCCACAACAATATGATGCCtccatctttttttaaagtaaagccAAAG GTGATATATGTCATGAGGAACCCCAAAGATGTGTTTACATCTTCCTTTCACTATTATGGGATGACCTCCTTCTTGGTGAAACCAGGCCCACAGAGCGAATTCCTCTGCAAGTTCCTCGATGGACAAG TTATGTTTGGCTCCTGGTTTGACCACGTAAAGGGCTGGCTGAATGCTGAAAATAAGGACCACATACTCTACATCTCATATGAAGAGCTGATAATG GACCTGAAGGACTCTGTAGCCAGAATCTCTCAGTTCTTGGAGAAATCTCTGGACGCTGAGGTGATAGACAAGATAGCAGACCGAAGTGTGTTCAAGAACATGAAGCAGAACAACATGTCCAACTACTCTGCAGTTCCTCGTGAATTCATGGACCAGACAAAATCTGAATTCCTCAGGAAAG gaaTTGCTGGAGACTGGAAAAATCTGCTAACAGCATCAGAAGCAAAACACTTTGATGCCGtttacaaagacaaaatgaaaaatgtcaaatataagTTTGTATGGGATTAA